Proteins encoded in a region of the Schaalia hyovaginalis genome:
- the hisF gene encoding imidazole glycerol phosphate synthase subunit HisF: MSVALRIIPCLDVDAGRVVKGVNFENLRDAGDPVELARRYGGMGADEITFLDVSASVEGRATMLDVVSATAEQVFVPLTVGGGVRSVDDVARLLAHGADKVGINTAAITDPDLLSRVSDRFGDQVIVLSVDARRCPRGVSTASGFEVTTHGGKRSTGIDALEWAKRAEALGAGEILLNSMDADGVRRGFDIEMLRLFRSEVKVPLIASGGAGAAEHFVEAARAGANALLAASVFHFGTVGIDEVKLALDREGFDVRI; encoded by the coding sequence ATGTCTGTCGCTCTGCGCATCATCCCCTGCCTCGATGTCGATGCCGGCCGTGTCGTCAAGGGGGTGAATTTCGAGAACCTCCGCGATGCCGGGGACCCGGTGGAGCTCGCCCGCCGTTACGGCGGCATGGGCGCAGACGAGATCACCTTCCTCGACGTCTCCGCCTCGGTCGAGGGCCGCGCGACGATGCTCGACGTCGTGTCCGCAACCGCTGAACAGGTGTTCGTCCCCCTGACGGTCGGAGGAGGCGTCCGTTCCGTCGACGATGTGGCGCGCCTGCTCGCGCACGGCGCCGACAAAGTGGGGATCAATACGGCGGCGATCACGGATCCGGATCTGCTCAGCCGCGTCTCGGACCGTTTCGGCGATCAGGTGATCGTCCTGTCCGTCGATGCGAGGCGCTGCCCCCGGGGCGTGAGCACCGCATCGGGCTTCGAGGTCACGACCCACGGCGGGAAGCGCTCGACGGGCATCGATGCGCTCGAGTGGGCCAAGCGCGCCGAGGCGCTCGGGGCGGGCGAGATCCTCCTGAACTCGATGGACGCCGATGGCGTGCGCCGGGGCTTCGACATCGAGATGCTCCGTCTCTTCCGCTCCGAGGTGAAGGTCCCCCTCATCGCCTCGGGCGGGGCGGGCGCGGCCGAGCACTTCGTCGAGGCGGCGCGCGCCGGCGCGAACGCCCTGCTCGCCGCGTCCGTCTTCCACTTCGGGACGGTGGGGATCGACGAGGTCAAGCTCGCCCTCGATCGCGAGGGCTTCGACGTGAGGATCTGA
- a CDS encoding GntR family transcriptional regulator, whose translation MPGIIRLTLREQVWATLREEILDGTLPAGARLGEVELAERLGVSRGTVREALRRLQQSGLVEGEDRAGLSVARFDSRQLRELFDVRAALEGLAATTIVKSGRGEDVAERLEKRLPEPERTASLAEVLDIDLGFHEALCREAGNATLLEMWHDLQDRMRIAVMTDPEALSSQFLGSAYHQPIVDALRSGDPEQARITMEQHMHGAAESWASRRD comes from the coding sequence ATGCCGGGCATCATTCGACTCACGCTGCGCGAGCAGGTGTGGGCGACTCTGCGAGAAGAGATCCTCGACGGCACCCTTCCCGCGGGCGCGCGTCTGGGCGAGGTCGAATTGGCGGAGCGCCTCGGGGTCAGTCGCGGGACGGTGCGCGAAGCGCTGCGAAGGCTCCAGCAGTCCGGCCTGGTCGAAGGCGAGGATCGGGCGGGGCTCAGCGTCGCCCGTTTCGACTCGCGTCAACTGCGGGAGCTCTTCGATGTGAGGGCGGCCCTCGAGGGGCTCGCCGCTACGACCATCGTGAAGAGCGGGCGCGGTGAGGATGTGGCCGAGCGCCTGGAGAAGCGCCTCCCCGAACCCGAGCGAACCGCGAGCCTGGCGGAGGTCCTCGACATCGATCTCGGTTTCCATGAGGCCCTGTGTCGTGAAGCGGGCAATGCGACGCTTCTGGAGATGTGGCACGATCTGCAAGATCGTATGCGCATCGCGGTCATGACCGATCCGGAGGCGCTGAGTTCGCAGTTCCTCGGCAGTGCTTATCACCAGCCGATCGTCGACGCCTTGAGATCGGGTGATCCTGAACAGGCGCGGATCACGATGGAGCAGCATATGCACGGTGCTGCGGAGTCCTGGGCGAGCCGCCGGGACTAG
- the efp gene encoding elongation factor P — MATTNDLKNGLVMVIEGQLWQVVEFQHVKPGKGPAFVRTKIKNVLSGKTVDKTFNAGIKIETATVDRRDMTYLYQDGADYVFMDQSTYEQINVPGETVGDARNFMVENQDVIVSLHDGNVLFVELPATVVLTITHTEPGLQGDRSSAGTKPATLETGYEIQVPLFMEEGTRVKVDTRDGSYSGRVTD, encoded by the coding sequence GTGGCAACGACGAATGATCTGAAGAACGGCCTTGTCATGGTCATCGAGGGCCAGCTCTGGCAGGTCGTCGAGTTCCAGCACGTCAAGCCCGGCAAGGGCCCGGCCTTCGTTCGCACGAAGATCAAGAACGTCCTGTCCGGCAAGACCGTCGACAAGACCTTCAACGCCGGTATCAAGATCGAGACGGCGACCGTCGATCGTCGCGATATGACCTACCTGTACCAGGACGGCGCCGATTACGTCTTCATGGATCAGTCCACCTACGAGCAGATCAATGTTCCGGGTGAGACCGTCGGCGACGCCCGCAACTTCATGGTCGAGAACCAGGACGTCATCGTCTCGCTGCACGACGGCAACGTCCTTTTCGTCGAGCTGCCCGCGACCGTGGTCCTCACGATCACGCACACCGAACCCGGGCTGCAGGGCGACCGCTCCTCGGCGGGCACGAAGCCGGCGACCCTTGAGACGGGTTATGAGATCCAGGTGCCGCTCTTCATGGAAGAGGGCACTCGCGTCAAGGTCGATACCCGCGACGGCTCCTACTCCGGCCGCGTCACCGACTGA
- the aroC gene encoding chorismate synthase, whose translation MLTWMTAGESHGPALVAVIDGVPSGLELTTADLERALARRRLGYGRGARQAFERDEVRILSGVRHGRTIGSPIAVEIANSEWPKWRTVMAADPVDPAELLIDAGTGDEREIARNRPLTRPRPGHADLAGMLSYDLPEARPVLERASARETAARVALGAIAEALLAQAGGIELVAHVVAVGPLRAEGELPRPQDAEALDGARMRALDPLTDQAFVDLVDEAKVQGDTIGGVVEVVAWGVPVGLGSHVAAARRLDAAIAQAVMSIQSVKGVEIGDGFAQAALLGSQAHDEILKSADGRLHRASNRAGGIEGGTSNGEAIVVRAAFKPISTVPRALRSVDLATGEEARGLHQRSDTCQLVPGALIVQAELALVLADALFAHAGGNSVSEMKRNLTAYLERVAERA comes from the coding sequence ATGCTCACGTGGATGACTGCGGGCGAGTCGCACGGCCCCGCCCTCGTTGCTGTGATTGACGGCGTGCCCTCCGGCTTGGAACTGACCACCGCCGACCTGGAGCGCGCCCTGGCCCGCCGCAGGCTCGGCTACGGCCGGGGCGCCCGCCAGGCCTTCGAGCGCGACGAGGTCCGCATCCTCTCGGGGGTGCGCCACGGGCGCACGATCGGATCCCCGATCGCGGTGGAGATCGCGAATTCCGAATGGCCCAAGTGGCGCACGGTCATGGCGGCCGACCCCGTCGATCCCGCGGAGCTCCTCATCGACGCGGGCACGGGGGACGAGCGCGAGATCGCCCGCAACCGTCCGCTCACGCGCCCGCGCCCCGGTCACGCCGATCTTGCGGGGATGCTCTCCTACGACCTGCCGGAGGCCCGCCCGGTCCTCGAGCGGGCGAGCGCTCGCGAGACCGCGGCGCGCGTCGCGCTCGGGGCGATCGCCGAGGCGCTCCTCGCGCAGGCGGGCGGGATCGAACTGGTCGCGCACGTGGTCGCGGTCGGCCCCCTGCGCGCCGAGGGCGAGCTCCCGCGCCCGCAGGACGCGGAGGCGCTCGACGGGGCGCGGATGCGGGCCCTCGATCCTCTGACGGATCAGGCCTTCGTCGATCTCGTGGACGAGGCGAAGGTGCAGGGCGACACCATCGGCGGCGTCGTCGAGGTCGTCGCCTGGGGCGTGCCCGTCGGACTGGGCTCGCACGTCGCGGCCGCGCGACGACTCGATGCCGCGATCGCGCAGGCGGTCATGTCGATCCAGTCGGTGAAGGGCGTCGAGATCGGGGACGGCTTCGCCCAGGCGGCCCTGCTCGGTTCGCAGGCGCATGACGAGATCCTCAAGAGCGCCGATGGGCGCCTCCACCGCGCTTCGAATCGGGCGGGCGGGATCGAGGGCGGCACCTCCAACGGCGAAGCGATCGTGGTGCGCGCGGCCTTCAAACCGATTTCGACGGTTCCGAGGGCCCTGCGCAGCGTGGATCTGGCGACGGGCGAGGAGGCCCGCGGACTTCATCAGCGCTCCGACACCTGTCAATTGGTGCCGGGTGCGCTCATCGTTCAGGCGGAGCTCGCCCTGGTCCTGGCCGACGCGCTCTTCGCGCACGCGGGGGGCAATTCCGTCTCCGAGATGAAACGCAATCTGACGGCCTACCTCGAGCGAGTGGCGGAACGCGCATGA
- a CDS encoding shikimate kinase, which translates to MTGAPRIVLLGVSGAGKTSAGRILAERLGADFVDADDLVAQEAGAPLAELVIARDPRLERLRRSAARRALARPGAVVALGASQIEDADTVDGIREAKTRGAFVVELVADTAEVARRTGLNRPRSVGLGAPRAMLTAMIAALHERYADVADSSVPTGGADPALVADRVLGECRLAGDSPNNRD; encoded by the coding sequence ATGACGGGTGCTCCCAGAATCGTGCTGCTCGGCGTTTCCGGGGCCGGCAAGACGAGCGCGGGCAGGATCCTCGCCGAGCGCCTCGGCGCGGATTTCGTCGATGCCGATGACCTGGTCGCGCAGGAGGCGGGCGCGCCGCTCGCCGAGCTCGTCATCGCGCGGGACCCGCGGCTGGAGCGCTTGAGGCGGTCGGCCGCGCGGCGGGCGCTCGCGCGCCCCGGCGCGGTCGTGGCCCTCGGTGCGAGCCAGATCGAGGACGCCGACACCGTCGACGGCATTCGCGAGGCCAAGACGCGAGGGGCCTTCGTCGTCGAGCTCGTCGCCGATACTGCGGAGGTCGCCCGGCGCACGGGCCTCAACCGCCCTCGATCGGTGGGCCTGGGAGCGCCGAGGGCGATGCTGACCGCGATGATCGCCGCCCTCCATGAGCGCTATGCGGATGTGGCGGATTCGTCAGTGCCAACGGGGGGCGCGGACCCCGCCCTCGTGGCCGATCGGGTGCTGGGGGAGTGTAGACTAGCGGGCGATTCCCCGAACAACCGAGATTGA
- a CDS encoding ubiquitin-like protein Pup: protein MDITQLFAPSADPDDPDGVEAAGRVTARAESLDDILDEIDSVLETNAEAFVQGFVQKGGQ, encoded by the coding sequence ATGGACATCACCCAGCTCTTCGCACCCTCCGCAGATCCGGACGACCCGGACGGCGTCGAGGCCGCCGGGCGCGTCACGGCGCGCGCCGAGTCGCTCGACGACATCCTCGACGAGATCGATTCCGTGCTGGAGACGAACGCCGAGGCCTTCGTCCAGGGATTCGTCCAGAAGGGCGGCCAGTGA
- a CDS encoding FKBP-type peptidyl-prolyl cis-trans isomerase, with protein sequence MSGPGLPPSFPSRRTAQPPRPRRRFRPLVLLVVLAVTLAAAAGVWRLLPSRNGVEGTLQELIGPFDRISVSGRVGATPVVDFLGPVRTSAVKVRELIAGDGREIEQGTPVLLSISAFDATTGENLAESARPDLFVGTATPEELGADLASLVIGRKEGERLLAIHPVSQESGRTASEVVVVDILWTTAKGAEDTVNEFGAVSVAMSPTGPIVSHDEKAPDGLTVQSLIVGDGPQVGVDDSIVAQYQVVGWTDGAVRSSTWRTGMPEVIALPEAMKGLVQGVTDRRVGSRLAITIPADFASGDDTLIVVIDILGTEPRSSSDPESAPGEAAQSK encoded by the coding sequence ATGAGCGGACCCGGGCTTCCCCCCTCCTTCCCCTCGCGGCGCACGGCTCAACCCCCTCGCCCGCGCAGGCGCTTCAGGCCGCTCGTACTGCTCGTGGTCCTCGCCGTGACACTGGCGGCCGCGGCGGGCGTCTGGCGCCTCCTGCCTTCGAGGAACGGCGTCGAAGGGACCCTTCAGGAGCTGATCGGCCCCTTCGACCGCATCTCCGTCTCCGGCCGCGTGGGAGCAACGCCCGTCGTCGACTTCTTAGGACCGGTCCGGACCTCGGCGGTCAAGGTCCGCGAGCTCATCGCCGGTGACGGCCGCGAGATCGAGCAGGGGACCCCGGTCCTCCTGTCGATCAGCGCCTTCGACGCAACGACGGGAGAGAACCTGGCCGAATCGGCACGGCCCGATCTCTTCGTGGGCACGGCGACGCCGGAGGAGCTGGGTGCGGATCTCGCGTCTCTCGTCATCGGCCGAAAGGAGGGGGAGCGCCTCCTCGCGATCCACCCGGTCTCCCAGGAATCGGGGCGGACGGCCAGTGAAGTCGTGGTCGTCGACATCCTCTGGACGACCGCGAAGGGCGCAGAGGACACCGTCAACGAATTCGGCGCGGTATCGGTGGCGATGAGCCCGACGGGCCCGATCGTCTCCCACGATGAGAAGGCGCCGGACGGTTTGACGGTTCAGAGCCTCATCGTCGGCGATGGCCCCCAGGTCGGAGTCGACGACTCCATCGTCGCCCAGTACCAGGTGGTGGGGTGGACGGACGGCGCGGTCCGCTCGTCGACGTGGCGCACGGGAATGCCGGAGGTCATCGCACTGCCCGAGGCGATGAAGGGACTCGTGCAGGGGGTGACGGACCGGCGCGTCGGATCGCGTCTGGCGATCACCATCCCCGCGGACTTCGCCTCCGGGGACGACACCCTCATCGTCGTCATCGACATCCTGGGAACGGAGCCGAGGTCCTCCTCGGATCCTGAGAGCGCGCCCGGCGAGGCCGCGCAGTCGAAGTAG
- the nusB gene encoding transcription antitermination factor NusB translates to MSKFRFTSRTKARKRAADVVFEADQRGMGRNPEVLRDILRQRRAVTAAQTPLPEYSVRIVEGVADHLRRIDDLISARAKVAGLDRVAAVDLAVMRVAVWEMLENSEDVPAVIAIDEAISIVKSLSTESAPSFVNAVLDAIRKDIEAPAWSRRSSESGGASSSAGDGPIGEAVQDGAETPVATSAEEMSVEDLEELDELLGEY, encoded by the coding sequence ATGTCGAAGTTCCGTTTCACTTCCCGCACGAAGGCGCGCAAGCGCGCGGCCGATGTCGTCTTCGAGGCCGACCAGCGGGGGATGGGCCGCAATCCTGAGGTTCTGCGCGACATCCTCCGCCAGCGCCGCGCGGTGACCGCGGCCCAGACGCCGCTGCCCGAGTATTCGGTGCGGATCGTCGAGGGCGTGGCCGATCACCTCCGCAGGATCGACGATCTCATCTCGGCCCGTGCGAAGGTCGCCGGCCTCGACCGGGTCGCGGCGGTCGACCTGGCCGTCATGCGCGTGGCCGTGTGGGAGATGCTCGAGAACTCCGAGGACGTGCCGGCGGTCATCGCGATCGACGAGGCGATTTCGATCGTGAAGTCCCTCTCGACGGAGTCTGCCCCCTCCTTCGTGAACGCGGTTCTCGATGCGATCCGCAAGGACATCGAGGCTCCCGCGTGGTCGCGCAGGTCTTCTGAAAGCGGGGGCGCGTCGTCCTCGGCCGGGGACGGGCCGATCGGGGAGGCCGTCCAGGACGGCGCCGAGACGCCGGTGGCGACCTCGGCCGAGGAGATGTCGGTCGAGGACCTTGAGGAGCTCGACGAGCTGCTTGGGGAGTACTGA
- the aroB gene encoding 3-dehydroquinate synthase, whose amino-acid sequence MRGLELPIVLAGLPGSGKSKVGRILAKMLGVEHVDTDDLIVAEAGVPIARIFDEEGEEAFRLREARAVERALSLHAVVSLGGGAVTTPRVRALLADASVVTIDVEHDELLRRVTRESHRPLLREDPEGALRRLRSEREPYYREVEKLRVPSDSGPAVEVAERIFRMVEGVFTTVPVEGEAPYDVLIGRAIPSRFVREALRPEATRALIVHAPELDGPARALAEDLRAGGLSVHLASHPRGEAAKSLEVVEGLWGLAGELKLGRADAIIAMGGGATTDMAGFVAATWLRGIDFCSLPTTLLAMVDAAVGGKTGINSSAGKNLIGSFHPARRVLCDLEYLKTLPEAEFRAGLGEVVKCGFIADEAILEIIGRADEGALIDPASPEVAELIGRAIGVKAKVVSADLKESGLREILNYGHTFAHAIERCEDYSVRHGEAVAIGCVFAARLAQARGMLTPAEVERHIAAFTKAGLATTYSGAALSDLTDAMLSDKKVRAGALRFVLLEGIGNPRTVRIDPSELALPASRIGVKR is encoded by the coding sequence ATGAGGGGCCTGGAACTGCCGATCGTCCTCGCGGGCCTTCCCGGGTCGGGCAAGTCGAAGGTCGGACGCATCCTCGCGAAGATGCTCGGCGTGGAGCACGTGGATACGGACGATCTCATCGTGGCCGAGGCGGGGGTCCCGATCGCGCGGATCTTCGACGAGGAGGGGGAGGAGGCCTTCCGGCTCCGGGAGGCGCGCGCCGTCGAACGGGCCCTGTCCCTGCACGCCGTCGTCTCCCTGGGGGGAGGGGCGGTGACGACCCCGCGTGTGCGCGCCCTCCTCGCCGATGCGAGTGTCGTGACGATCGACGTCGAGCACGACGAGCTCCTGCGGCGCGTGACCCGCGAGTCGCATCGGCCGCTCCTGCGCGAGGATCCGGAGGGGGCGCTCCGGCGTTTGAGGAGCGAGCGCGAGCCGTATTACCGCGAGGTCGAGAAGCTTCGTGTCCCCTCGGATTCGGGGCCCGCCGTCGAGGTGGCGGAGAGGATCTTCCGCATGGTCGAAGGCGTTTTCACGACTGTGCCGGTCGAAGGCGAAGCCCCCTATGACGTGCTCATCGGCAGGGCCATCCCCTCGCGCTTCGTGCGAGAGGCGCTGCGGCCGGAGGCGACGCGCGCGCTCATCGTTCACGCCCCCGAACTCGATGGCCCCGCTCGGGCTCTGGCCGAGGACCTGCGCGCAGGGGGGCTGAGCGTCCATCTCGCCTCCCATCCCCGGGGTGAGGCGGCCAAGTCCCTCGAGGTCGTCGAGGGCCTGTGGGGGCTCGCGGGCGAGCTCAAGCTCGGGCGGGCCGACGCCATCATCGCAATGGGCGGCGGAGCCACGACGGATATGGCGGGATTCGTCGCCGCGACGTGGTTGAGGGGCATCGATTTCTGTTCGCTTCCCACGACTTTGCTCGCCATGGTCGATGCGGCGGTCGGCGGCAAGACCGGCATCAACTCCTCCGCGGGGAAGAACCTGATCGGCTCCTTCCACCCCGCCCGGCGCGTCCTGTGCGATCTCGAATACCTGAAGACCCTGCCCGAGGCCGAGTTCCGCGCGGGCCTGGGAGAGGTGGTGAAGTGCGGGTTCATCGCCGATGAGGCGATTCTCGAGATCATCGGGAGGGCCGATGAGGGGGCCCTCATCGACCCCGCGTCCCCCGAGGTCGCCGAGCTCATCGGCCGCGCGATCGGAGTCAAGGCGAAGGTCGTGTCCGCGGACCTCAAGGAATCGGGCTTGAGGGAGATCCTCAACTACGGCCACACTTTCGCGCATGCGATCGAACGCTGCGAGGACTACTCGGTGCGGCACGGCGAGGCGGTCGCGATCGGCTGCGTCTTCGCCGCCCGTCTCGCCCAGGCCAGGGGCATGCTCACCCCCGCCGAGGTCGAGCGGCACATCGCGGCCTTCACGAAGGCCGGATTGGCGACGACCTACTCGGGCGCGGCTCTGAGCGATCTGACGGATGCCATGCTCTCGGACAAGAAGGTGCGGGCGGGCGCGCTGCGCTTCGTCCTGCTCGAGGGGATCGGGAATCCCCGGACCGTGAGGATCGATCCGAGTGAGCTCGCGCTCCCCGCATCGCGGATCGGGGTGAAGCGATGA
- the dop gene encoding depupylase/deamidase Dop, translating to MRIIGTETEYGIYRPGDPWANPIALSAQAVRHYAEISRRGTAAEGAPPVRWDYTGEDPLNDLRGMRMSRAAADPSLLTDDPYRLAPSGGSEKIARPTPEELALPAQTTAVLTNGARLYVDHAHPEYSSPEALGALDAALWDRAGEVIAQRIMTRAEQAGEPLVLVKNNTDGKGAAYGTHENYLMRRDVDFDEVVRGLTPFFVTRPVICGAGRVGIGQKSQIPGFQMSQRADFVENEVGLETTFNRPIINTRDEPHANPASHRRLHVIGGDGNMFDASILLKLGTTSLVLWAIEQGIGLQWDALVLDDPVAETWNVSHHPDLDYRLSTAGGGSYTAAELQQVILDLVVETFDRLGQTPDEGDRAVLELWQSVLDRMRADLFSVAAEVEWVGKYALLGRLKERSGLEWSDPRLQAMDLQWADLRPEKSLALKLSRAGRVRRLFTDEQVEEAADKPPANTRAAIRGGAVSSRPDLVKASWSSLVVDPGAGDLIRYPIADPWAAARP from the coding sequence ATGAGGATCATCGGAACCGAGACCGAGTACGGCATCTACCGCCCGGGGGACCCCTGGGCCAATCCGATCGCCCTGTCCGCGCAGGCGGTCCGCCACTACGCCGAGATCTCCCGGCGGGGAACCGCCGCCGAGGGGGCGCCGCCGGTGAGATGGGACTACACGGGCGAGGACCCCCTCAACGACCTGCGCGGGATGAGGATGTCGAGGGCGGCGGCCGACCCCTCCCTGCTCACCGACGATCCGTACCGCCTCGCGCCCTCGGGGGGCTCGGAGAAGATCGCACGGCCGACGCCGGAGGAACTCGCGCTGCCCGCCCAGACGACCGCGGTCCTCACCAACGGCGCGCGGCTCTACGTCGATCACGCCCACCCCGAGTACTCGTCCCCGGAGGCCCTCGGCGCCCTCGACGCCGCGCTGTGGGATCGGGCGGGCGAGGTGATCGCCCAGCGCATCATGACCAGGGCCGAGCAGGCCGGCGAGCCCCTCGTCCTCGTCAAGAACAACACCGACGGCAAGGGCGCGGCCTACGGCACCCACGAGAACTACCTCATGCGCCGCGACGTCGATTTCGACGAGGTCGTGCGCGGCCTCACCCCCTTCTTCGTGACGCGCCCCGTCATCTGCGGGGCCGGCCGCGTCGGCATCGGCCAGAAGTCGCAGATCCCCGGCTTCCAGATGTCTCAGCGCGCCGACTTCGTCGAGAACGAAGTCGGCTTGGAGACCACCTTCAACCGCCCAATCATCAACACCCGCGATGAGCCGCACGCGAATCCCGCTTCGCACCGGCGCCTCCATGTGATCGGCGGCGACGGCAACATGTTCGACGCCTCGATCCTCCTCAAACTGGGAACGACCTCGCTCGTCCTGTGGGCGATCGAACAGGGCATCGGCCTGCAGTGGGACGCCCTCGTCCTCGACGATCCGGTGGCGGAGACCTGGAACGTCTCGCATCACCCGGATCTCGACTACCGGCTCTCGACGGCCGGAGGGGGCTCCTACACGGCCGCCGAGCTCCAGCAGGTGATCCTCGACCTCGTCGTGGAGACCTTCGACCGGCTCGGGCAGACTCCGGACGAGGGCGACCGGGCCGTGCTAGAACTCTGGCAGTCGGTGCTCGATCGCATGCGCGCCGACCTCTTCTCCGTCGCCGCCGAAGTCGAATGGGTCGGCAAATACGCCCTCCTCGGGCGCCTCAAGGAGCGTTCGGGACTCGAATGGTCCGACCCGCGTCTTCAAGCGATGGATCTTCAATGGGCCGACCTGCGCCCGGAGAAGTCGCTCGCCCTCAAACTCTCGCGCGCAGGACGGGTGAGGCGCCTCTTCACCGACGAGCAGGTCGAGGAGGCCGCCGACAAGCCGCCGGCGAACACACGCGCGGCGATCCGAGGAGGGGCCGTCTCCTCGCGGCCCGATCTCGTCAAGGCATCCTGGAGCTCGCTCGTCGTCGACCCCGGCGCAGGCGACCTGATCCGTTACCCGATCGCGGATCCCTGGGCGGCGGCCCGCCCCTGA
- the pafA gene encoding Pup--protein ligase, which yields MRRRVVGIETEYGLMAARADGGASAMDAEHAAQHLFQPLLRAGRSSNLFLANGGRLYLDVGAHPEYATAECDRLEDLLEQDRAGAAILAELALRADESFAEVGAPERLHLFRNNLDAEGNSCGCHENYLLHRRRDFRQVADALITFFITRQILVGNGRIRIGASGAHLVFSQRAEQMWDAVSAATTRSRPIINTRDEPLADSGSYRRMHVIVGDTNVAEPTTALKIGATEMLLQAVEDGLRIEDLALADPMRAIREVSLDLSGRTEVELADGRRMSATAIQKEIRDRVLASLAPGSLDEMHAYVADLWGRGIAALESGDWSGIDTELDIAIKKKLLETYAARLGAGLADARIRRLDMSYHDITDAGIVKKLEKAGLVRRLTTDEGVRHAMTRAPLTTRAHLRGRIVAAGEAARTDVTVDWVHARLDDQSTPPLTLNDPLASEDPRVDAFIEKISSSAPVLPA from the coding sequence GTGAGGCGCCGCGTCGTCGGAATCGAGACGGAGTACGGGCTGATGGCGGCCCGGGCCGATGGGGGAGCATCCGCGATGGATGCCGAGCACGCCGCTCAGCACCTCTTCCAACCGCTGCTCCGCGCCGGACGCAGTTCGAACCTGTTCCTCGCGAACGGCGGGCGCCTCTACCTCGACGTGGGCGCGCACCCCGAATACGCGACCGCCGAATGCGACCGTCTGGAGGACCTGCTCGAGCAGGATCGGGCCGGTGCCGCGATCCTCGCCGAGCTCGCACTGCGGGCCGATGAGTCCTTCGCGGAAGTGGGCGCTCCGGAGCGTCTTCACCTCTTCCGGAACAATCTCGACGCCGAGGGCAACTCCTGCGGCTGCCACGAGAACTACCTGCTCCATCGGCGCAGGGACTTCCGTCAGGTCGCCGACGCGCTCATCACCTTCTTCATCACGCGGCAGATCCTCGTCGGCAACGGGAGGATCCGGATCGGGGCCTCGGGGGCCCATCTCGTCTTCTCGCAGCGCGCCGAGCAGATGTGGGACGCGGTCTCGGCCGCCACGACCCGGTCCCGGCCGATCATCAATACGCGCGATGAGCCCCTGGCGGATTCGGGCTCCTACCGGCGCATGCACGTCATCGTGGGCGACACGAATGTCGCAGAGCCCACCACCGCGCTCAAGATCGGCGCGACCGAGATGCTCCTCCAGGCGGTCGAAGACGGATTGCGCATCGAGGACCTCGCCCTCGCCGACCCGATGCGGGCGATCCGCGAGGTCTCGCTCGACCTCAGCGGCCGCACCGAGGTCGAACTCGCCGACGGCAGGAGGATGAGCGCGACCGCGATCCAGAAGGAGATCCGGGATCGCGTCCTCGCCTCGCTCGCTCCGGGAAGCCTCGACGAGATGCACGCCTACGTCGCCGATCTGTGGGGGCGCGGGATCGCGGCCCTCGAGTCGGGGGACTGGTCCGGCATCGATACCGAGCTCGACATCGCGATCAAGAAGAAGCTCCTCGAGACCTATGCGGCGCGCCTGGGCGCGGGCCTGGCGGATGCGCGCATCCGGCGTCTCGACATGTCCTATCACGATATCACGGATGCGGGGATCGTGAAGAAACTGGAGAAGGCCGGTCTTGTTCGCCGGCTCACGACCGACGAGGGCGTCAGGCACGCGATGACGAGGGCGCCGCTCACGACGCGCGCGCATCTTCGAGGACGGATCGTCGCCGCGGGAGAGGCCGCGCGGACGGATGTCACGGTCGATTGGGTGCATGCGCGCCTGGACGATCAGTCGACCCCGCCGCTCACCCTGAACGACCCTCTCGCCAGTGAAGATCCCCGCGTGGACGCCTTCATCGAGAAGATCTCATCATCGGCGCCGGTGCTTCCAGCATGA